From Spiroplasma monobiae MQ-1, a single genomic window includes:
- a CDS encoding SprT-like domain-containing protein — protein MEYRIDDLILELHSVHKQLNEYLFSNSLSEVKIAIETSKRRNSLTLGHFDPSSDWSDKKNQISIWTLTLNGDYIRTIGVLVHEMVHQYNHERGIKDVENNQRHNKKFKEIAENKAMLLVNSTKSNRGFSNTKPNKELIYYIDNVLDFNKDVFKKMIHKDALEHEPKGYNKTSRYICNCGTVINNSRKESLNIKCMDCNNIFKKVK, from the coding sequence ATGGAATATAGAATTGATGATTTGATTTTGGAATTACATTCAGTTCACAAACAATTAAATGAATATCTATTTTCAAATTCCCTATCAGAAGTTAAAATTGCAATTGAAACAAGCAAAAGAAGAAATAGTTTAACTTTAGGACACTTTGATCCATCAAGTGATTGATCAGACAAAAAAAATCAAATTTCTATTTGAACTTTAACCCTAAATGGAGATTATATAAGAACAATTGGTGTGTTAGTGCACGAAATGGTTCATCAATATAATCATGAGAGAGGCATTAAAGATGTAGAAAATAATCAAAGGCATAACAAGAAATTTAAAGAAATAGCTGAAAATAAAGCTATGTTATTAGTAAATTCAACAAAATCTAATAGAGGTTTTTCAAACACAAAACCAAACAAAGAATTAATCTATTACATTGATAATGTATTAGATTTTAATAAAGATGTATTTAAAAAAATGATTCACAAAGATGCTCTTGAACATGAACCAAAAGGTTACAATAAGACAAGTAGATATATATGTAATTGTGGTACAGTAATAAACAACTCAAGAAAAGAATCATTAAATATAAAATGCATGGATTGCAATAACATCTTTAAAAAAGTAAAATAG
- a CDS encoding 1-deoxy-D-xylulose-5-phosphate synthase N-terminal domain-containing protein, producing the protein MKLAQLSNFKDLYKQRDNENLTELAQDIRDFLNDFVNKNKGHIGSNLGVVELTLSILSYFDLDKSIVLFDTGHQSHVYKLLIHGVDKFRTIKQFNGLSNFQEISESDYDWISTGHSSTSIAYQFGYAIASDKDNIISVIGDAAFFGSYTLPGLINLQNTNKKTITILNDNNEAIGDNSLAIKDIKMYVESLGLKYIKCNDGHDFEELFKSLSEADNSNEHVFIHCITKKAKGYVGENELFQNHSIENEINKSYSKLVAEEFENQFTKEDYLICPAMLNSSNFTNLKNKFDKNVIDVGINEEFSILVASAISNSNKKTFVSIYSTFFQRVFDQLAHDVFRNNLPMTFLIDRGGLNYSGGVSHHGIYDISLINNFSNAIICQPYSLNDLKVLTKQSYLNKDKQFFLRYENLSAVEDGFNEKFEIGQWRELIYKKNNTLTLISYGNILNDFKKYIEENNLSINLINARYINPIDKEIITKHKENNIFVYEQVVNKNNLYSNIINEFKDINITSFAFDRNVIKHGKKDLLLKEINMDVESVMKKIFEGQRNAKDSR; encoded by the coding sequence ATGAAATTAGCACAATTAAGCAATTTTAAAGATCTTTATAAACAAAGAGATAATGAAAACTTAACTGAACTAGCACAAGATATAAGAGATTTTCTAAATGATTTTGTTAATAAAAACAAAGGGCATATAGGAAGTAATCTTGGAGTTGTTGAGTTAACATTATCTATTTTGTCATATTTTGATCTAGATAAATCAATTGTTCTTTTCGATACAGGTCACCAGTCACACGTTTATAAATTACTAATTCATGGAGTTGATAAATTTAGAACTATTAAACAATTCAATGGTTTAAGTAACTTTCAAGAAATTAGTGAATCAGATTATGACTGAATAAGCACAGGACACAGTTCAACTTCAATTGCATATCAATTTGGCTACGCAATAGCTAGTGATAAAGATAATATTATCTCTGTAATTGGAGATGCTGCTTTTTTTGGTTCTTACACTTTACCTGGTTTAATTAACTTACAAAATACAAATAAGAAAACAATAACTATTTTAAATGATAATAATGAAGCTATTGGTGATAATTCACTTGCTATAAAAGATATTAAAATGTACGTAGAATCATTAGGATTAAAATACATTAAATGTAATGACGGACATGACTTTGAAGAATTATTTAAATCTTTATCTGAAGCAGATAACTCAAATGAACATGTATTTATTCATTGCATAACAAAAAAAGCTAAAGGTTATGTTGGAGAAAATGAATTATTTCAAAATCATTCAATTGAAAATGAAATTAATAAAAGTTATTCTAAATTAGTTGCAGAAGAATTTGAAAATCAATTTACAAAAGAAGATTATTTAATTTGTCCTGCAATGTTGAATTCATCAAATTTTACAAATTTGAAAAATAAGTTTGACAAAAATGTAATAGATGTTGGAATAAATGAAGAGTTTAGTATTTTAGTTGCAAGTGCAATTTCAAATTCAAATAAAAAGACATTTGTTTCTATATATTCAACTTTCTTTCAAAGAGTTTTCGATCAATTAGCTCATGATGTGTTTAGAAACAATTTACCTATGACATTTTTAATCGATAGGGGAGGTTTAAATTATAGTGGGGGAGTTAGTCATCATGGAATTTATGATATTTCACTTATAAATAATTTTTCAAACGCAATAATTTGTCAACCTTATAGTTTAAATGACTTAAAAGTATTAACTAAACAATCCTATTTAAATAAAGATAAGCAATTTTTCTTAAGATACGAAAATTTATCTGCAGTTGAAGATGGTTTTAATGAAAAGTTTGAAATTGGACAATGACGAGAGTTAATTTATAAAAAGAATAACACTTTAACACTGATCAGTTATGGAAATATATTAAATGATTTTAAAAAATATATTGAAGAAAATAATTTGAGCATAAATTTAATTAATGCTCGTTATATTAATCCAATCGATAAAGAAATTATAACCAAACACAAAGAAAATAATATTTTTGTTTATGAACAAGTTGTTAATAAAAATAACTTGTATTCAAATATTATTAATGAATTTAAAGATATAAATATAACAAGCTTTGCTTTTGATAGAAATGTTATTAAACACGGTAAAAAAGATTTGTTACTAAAAGAAATAAATATGGATGTAGAATCTGTTATGAAGAAAATATTTGAGGGACAAAGAAATGCAAAGGATAGTAGATAG
- a CDS encoding TlyA family RNA methyltransferase — protein sequence MKQRLDQILLELELTENRNKARGLIIDGKILVNEEKVTKPGTLFDQEKVKIKLLNQENEFVSRAGKKLHKAIKHWNINLQDKVCLDIGSSTGGFTDCCLQHGASFVYAVDVGTNQLDWKIRSNEKVKSMEKTNFRNVTKNFFDKEINFFCCDVSFISVSKILLPLKDIVDENVNGVILIKPQFESDKEDVKNGKINSKEGHIKSINRVIEFCNENNFSVNDVNWSPILGNKKKNIEYLCYIKKSNIVENIFAKETISKLVNDCWEYFENYNEE from the coding sequence ATGAAACAAAGACTTGATCAAATTTTATTAGAGTTAGAGTTAACTGAAAACAGAAATAAAGCAAGAGGTCTTATAATAGATGGAAAAATTTTAGTTAATGAAGAAAAGGTAACTAAACCAGGAACGTTATTTGATCAAGAAAAAGTAAAAATAAAATTATTAAATCAGGAAAATGAATTTGTAAGTAGAGCTGGTAAAAAACTTCACAAAGCAATTAAACATTGAAATATTAACTTGCAAGACAAAGTGTGTTTAGATATTGGTTCATCTACAGGAGGTTTTACTGATTGTTGTTTACAACACGGAGCAAGTTTTGTTTATGCAGTAGACGTGGGAACAAATCAATTGGATTGAAAAATTAGAAGTAATGAAAAAGTTAAATCTATGGAAAAAACAAATTTTAGAAATGTGACAAAAAATTTCTTTGATAAAGAAATTAATTTCTTTTGCTGCGATGTTAGTTTTATTTCTGTTAGCAAAATTCTACTACCACTAAAAGATATTGTTGATGAAAATGTTAATGGAGTAATTTTAATAAAACCTCAATTCGAATCAGATAAAGAAGATGTCAAGAATGGAAAAATAAATTCAAAAGAAGGGCATATAAAATCAATTAATAGAGTTATAGAATTTTGCAATGAAAATAATTTTTCTGTTAATGATGTTAATTGATCTCCAATACTTGGTAATAAAAAGAAAAATATTGAATACCTTTGTTACATAAAAAAAAGTAATATAGTTGAAAATATTTTTGCAAAAGAAACAATTTCAAAACTTGTAAATGATTGTTGAGAATACTTTGAGAATTACAATGAAGAATAA
- a CDS encoding Y-family DNA polymerase produces the protein MKNKKVIFLLDMDAFFASCHMAEDPNLRNKNLVVASPNRRAIITTASYNARKFGIRAGTPVFQAKEMCPDLYVVNSDFSLYIKYSEQVFDIIYNNFTKDFEVASIDECYIDMTKVWKKFGSVKRTAQSLIDMIYEQTGLTSSIGISTNKFLAKSCVDFNKPKGISFLLENEIEEKLWPLPIKEMYMIGSATEKILNDNNIFTIKDLALSDLNKIIDLLGKRGLTLWYWANGKGDDQVSREASEFKSIGNELTLNFTTTNYEELEEIIYEVSMKIADRAKKRYLQGTTVTIVVKYLDDSKTEIYNNKDRKKHLTKQESFQTPTNDPEIIYSIAKQCFYELWKGQPILLLGVRLSNLSNQIEQSKQLSIDEIDLNEGIDYNEIEQIIYNLNLKFGKDKIFTGDKLVKYMDKNIVQSKFLKNDDVHISNQQIVDKWKNK, from the coding sequence ATGAAGAATAAAAAAGTAATTTTTCTTCTAGATATGGATGCTTTTTTCGCAAGTTGTCACATGGCAGAAGATCCAAACTTAAGGAACAAGAATTTGGTTGTGGCGTCACCAAACAGAAGAGCAATCATTACAACAGCAAGTTATAATGCAAGAAAATTTGGAATTAGAGCTGGAACTCCAGTATTTCAAGCAAAAGAAATGTGTCCTGATTTATATGTGGTAAACTCTGATTTTAGTTTATATATAAAGTATTCAGAGCAGGTTTTTGATATTATTTATAATAACTTCACAAAAGATTTTGAAGTTGCTTCAATCGATGAGTGTTACATAGATATGACTAAAGTCTGAAAGAAATTTGGTTCTGTAAAGCGTACAGCACAATCTTTGATTGATATGATTTATGAACAAACAGGTTTGACAAGTTCAATTGGTATTAGTACAAATAAATTTTTGGCTAAAAGTTGTGTAGACTTCAATAAACCAAAAGGAATTTCTTTTTTACTTGAAAATGAAATAGAAGAAAAACTTTGACCATTACCAATAAAAGAAATGTATATGATTGGTTCTGCAACAGAAAAAATACTAAATGATAATAATATTTTTACAATAAAAGATTTAGCACTATCTGATTTAAATAAAATTATAGATTTACTCGGAAAGAGGGGACTTACTCTTTGATATTGAGCAAACGGAAAAGGTGATGATCAGGTTTCAAGAGAAGCAAGCGAATTTAAATCTATTGGTAATGAATTAACTTTGAACTTCACAACAACAAATTATGAAGAGCTTGAAGAAATAATATATGAGGTTAGTATGAAGATTGCCGACAGAGCAAAGAAAAGATATTTGCAAGGAACTACAGTTACAATAGTTGTTAAATATCTTGATGATTCAAAGACAGAAATTTATAATAACAAAGATAGAAAAAAGCATTTAACAAAACAAGAATCATTTCAAACTCCAACAAATGATCCAGAAATAATTTATTCTATAGCTAAACAATGTTTTTATGAATTATGAAAAGGCCAACCAATATTATTATTGGGAGTTAGATTAAGTAATCTATCAAATCAAATTGAGCAATCAAAACAACTTTCAATTGATGAAATAGATTTAAATGAAGGAATAGATTATAATGAAATTGAACAAATAATTTATAATCTAAATTTAAAATTCGGTAAAGATAAAATTTTTACAGGAGATAAATTAGTTAAGTATATGGATAAAAATATAGTTCAATCAAAATTTTTAAAAAATGATGATGTACATATTTCAAATCAGCAAATAGTTGATAAATGAAAAAACAAATAG
- the xseA gene encoding exodeoxyribonuclease VII large subunit, whose translation MTEMIFKISDFADILKDYVEESNAFKNVNIKGEVANLTHNKSGHIYFSLKDSQAKVDCAIWKTNAHKFTDLNIKEGTEIIGKGSLSYYKPTGKLTFTVYDVRVDGVGELALLYDKRFKELQEKGWFLDEFKKPIPKFPNNIGIVTAATGDAIRDLITTIKRRYPPVNIFLFPSLVQGDGAAKDIAKKIKQANEFSIKLDTLIVGRGGGSYEDLWSFNEMEVLSAIRESKIPIISGVGHEPDITLTDYVSDFRASTPTAAGEKSTPDSENVLQALSNKNQDFAKALKNKIEKIHMEVDNLSLRLNSNIESKVSMLKRNFENISDNLNSVITNKIHLINNNFENKLQTWKGVLKNKLDKNINELKVFEEKIELQSPLLPLEKGYSILKQDDKVIRSKDEVSENKLITAILKDGEINVKLEKGSE comes from the coding sequence ATGACAGAAATGATTTTTAAAATATCAGACTTTGCAGATATTTTAAAAGATTACGTTGAAGAATCAAATGCATTCAAAAACGTAAACATAAAAGGTGAAGTGGCTAACCTCACACACAACAAAAGTGGTCATATTTATTTTTCACTTAAAGATAGTCAGGCAAAAGTAGATTGTGCAATATGAAAAACTAATGCACATAAATTTACAGATCTAAACATCAAAGAGGGAACCGAAATAATAGGAAAGGGTTCCCTTTCATACTATAAACCAACTGGTAAATTAACTTTTACAGTTTATGATGTTAGAGTTGATGGGGTTGGTGAATTAGCATTACTTTATGATAAGCGTTTTAAGGAATTACAAGAAAAAGGTTGATTTCTTGATGAGTTTAAAAAACCAATTCCAAAATTTCCAAACAACATCGGAATAGTAACTGCAGCAACAGGTGATGCAATAAGAGATTTAATTACAACAATAAAAAGAAGGTATCCTCCTGTAAATATATTTTTATTTCCTTCATTGGTTCAAGGAGATGGTGCTGCAAAAGATATTGCTAAAAAAATTAAACAAGCAAATGAATTTTCTATTAAGTTAGATACTTTGATAGTTGGAAGAGGTGGAGGAAGTTATGAAGACCTATGATCTTTCAATGAAATGGAAGTGCTTAGTGCAATAAGAGAAAGCAAAATACCAATCATTAGTGGAGTTGGTCATGAACCAGATATAACTTTAACAGATTATGTTTCTGACTTCAGAGCTTCAACACCAACAGCGGCAGGAGAAAAATCTACTCCAGATAGTGAGAATGTTTTACAAGCTCTTTCAAATAAAAATCAAGATTTTGCTAAAGCATTAAAAAATAAAATTGAAAAAATACACATGGAAGTTGATAATTTATCTTTAAGACTCAATTCAAATATTGAAAGTAAAGTTTCTATGTTAAAAAGAAATTTTGAAAATATTTCAGATAATTTAAATTCAGTTATTACAAATAAAATTCATTTAATAAATAATAACTTTGAAAATAAATTACAAACTTGAAAAGGAGTTCTAAAAAATAAATTAGATAAAAATATTAATGAATTAAAAGTTTTTGAAGAAAAAATTGAACTACAGAGTCCATTGTTACCACTTGAAAAAGGTTACTCAATCCTAAAACAAGATGATAAAGTTATTAGATCTAAAGATGAAGTAAGTGAAAATAAATTAATAACAGCCATTTTAAAAGATGGTGAAATAAATGTTAAATTAGAAAAGGGAAGTGAATAA
- a CDS encoding glucosamine-6-phosphate deaminase, which yields MRLIKTKDYEEMTKEALSLFMQIIDDNAHKDRINVAITGGKSPLLFYKQLIESLKDIKSINKVHFYNFDEIPYRDNLETGMTIEDLNKIFYIPGNINEENIHRMNYLNWKEHITQLEKDGGLDLVLLGIGIDGHFCGNMSGTTKFGDRTRTIKMKDLEDNISVPKLDETKFYDEFVTMGPREIMATRNIIMIANGEGKAEVIDQILNGPVTEVVPSTLLTLHPYFNLIIDEDANKIAKA from the coding sequence ATGAGATTAATTAAAACAAAAGATTATGAAGAAATGACAAAAGAAGCACTTTCTTTATTTATGCAAATCATTGATGATAATGCACACAAAGATAGAATAAATGTTGCAATTACAGGAGGAAAAAGTCCACTATTATTTTATAAACAACTTATAGAAAGTTTAAAAGATATTAAATCAATTAATAAAGTTCATTTTTATAATTTTGATGAAATACCTTACAGAGATAATTTAGAAACAGGTATGACAATTGAAGATTTAAATAAAATTTTCTATATTCCAGGAAACATAAACGAAGAAAATATACACAGAATGAATTACTTAAATTGAAAAGAACACATTACTCAATTAGAAAAAGATGGTGGTCTTGATCTTGTACTTTTAGGTATAGGAATTGATGGACACTTTTGTGGAAATATGTCAGGAACTACAAAATTTGGTGATAGAACTAGAACAATAAAAATGAAAGATCTAGAAGACAACATAAGTGTTCCTAAGTTAGATGAAACTAAATTTTATGATGAATTTGTTACAATGGGTCCAAGAGAAATTATGGCGACTAGAAATATTATTATGATTGCAAATGGTGAAGGTAAAGCTGAAGTGATTGATCAAATATTAAATGGTCCAGTTACTGAAGTTGTTCCTTCAACTTTATTAACATTGCACCCCTACTTTAATTTAATAATAGATGAAGATGCAAATAAAATAGCAAAAGCATAA
- a CDS encoding lipoprotein — protein sequence MKKLLTILTGLSVTITPATQIVSCKITVDNTYRNPSDIQKFWNHKMFSTISVDPKTIDILSFENDLKALISNNFKNQNEVNEILGLNLPWKSDDQSTRDGEKIIFEYYSSQSGQASTKINDLSDYLTSNLNEKNPATTIYFKYKIGEEALNGSALKLNVTTSPKMAKGVFSGVELSKETLRVSPIYSNDLKIRIGSNKSVDRDFLEKNSDVTIQLLKGILNTIKMETGTTLLNDLQWVKNQNPHSQNEIPYLWKLITPEEQMYKLLMNESNESLVNFVNKVVIENGTSNDLNSFLGLSNDIRFQLG from the coding sequence ATGAAAAAATTACTTACAATATTAACTGGACTTTCAGTTACTATTACTCCAGCAACACAAATAGTTAGCTGTAAAATTACTGTTGATAATACATATAGAAATCCTTCTGATATACAGAAGTTTTGAAATCATAAGATGTTTAGCACAATAAGTGTTGATCCAAAAACAATAGACATTTTAAGTTTTGAAAATGATTTAAAGGCATTAATTTCAAATAATTTTAAAAACCAAAATGAAGTAAATGAAATACTTGGATTAAATTTACCTTGAAAAAGCGATGATCAATCAACAAGAGATGGTGAAAAAATTATTTTTGAATATTATTCATCTCAAAGCGGTCAAGCAAGCACAAAAATTAATGACTTAAGCGACTATCTAACAAGTAATTTAAACGAAAAAAACCCAGCAACAACAATTTATTTCAAATATAAAATAGGTGAAGAAGCATTGAATGGAAGCGCTTTAAAACTAAATGTTACAACTTCACCTAAAATGGCCAAAGGAGTATTTAGTGGGGTTGAATTGTCCAAAGAAACTTTAAGGGTTAGTCCAATATATTCAAATGATTTGAAAATAAGAATTGGTTCTAATAAATCGGTTGATCGTGATTTTTTAGAAAAAAATTCAGATGTAACAATACAATTACTAAAAGGCATTTTAAATACAATAAAGATGGAAACAGGAACAACTCTTTTAAATGATTTACAATGAGTTAAAAACCAAAATCCTCATTCACAAAATGAAATACCATATTTATGAAAATTAATAACTCCAGAAGAACAGATGTATAAATTATTAATGAATGAAAGTAATGAATCATTGGTTAATTTTGTTAATAAAGTGGTTATTGAAAATGGAACATCGAATGACTTAAATTCATTTTTAGGATTATCAAATGATATTAGATTTCAATTAGGTTAA
- a CDS encoding short chain dehydrogenase: protein MKILLVGASGTLGSAIQNELKLKEDSYEVITAGRNSGDLRVDMSSIDSIKEMFEKLGSVDHVISAAGSAAMKPIEDLTNEDVLYSVQNKLLGQLNLVLIGQNYLNEKGSFTLTTGVIKDQPIKMGSMLSMTNGAVASFVKGAAIDFKKDIRINCVSPSVFDESMKDYGEYFIGVKPVPVKNAAKCFIESIEGDFNGHEFIVY from the coding sequence ATGAAAATACTTTTAGTTGGAGCCAGTGGTACTTTAGGTTCTGCAATCCAAAACGAACTAAAATTAAAAGAAGATAGTTATGAAGTCATAACTGCTGGGAGAAACTCAGGGGACTTAAGGGTTGATATGAGTTCTATCGATAGCATAAAAGAAATGTTTGAAAAATTGGGAAGTGTGGATCATGTGATTTCTGCAGCAGGAAGTGCTGCTATGAAACCTATTGAAGATCTTACAAATGAAGATGTTCTTTATTCTGTTCAAAATAAACTGCTTGGACAATTAAATTTAGTTCTTATTGGACAAAATTATCTGAATGAAAAGGGTAGTTTTACTTTGACAACTGGAGTTATTAAAGACCAACCAATAAAGATGGGTTCAATGTTATCGATGACAAACGGTGCTGTAGCTTCATTTGTAAAAGGAGCTGCAATAGATTTTAAAAAAGATATTAGGATTAATTGTGTAAGTCCATCTGTATTTGATGAATCTATGAAAGATTATGGAGAATATTTCATCGGAGTTAAACCAGTACCTGTAAAAAATGCAGCAAAGTGTTTTATAGAAAGCATTGAAGGGGACTTCAATGGTCATGAATTTATAGTTTATTAA
- a CDS encoding riboflavin kinase has translation MKNNTLTFFYNNMTMIMMNLEDSVGLIADFENWSQKEDKQIEKLKTLSKESNLSSTLFVVTSREMNYGLWNAQNIIKKAEQNNIDYVIFYHTNAMMNQMTDEALFKNIEDFLSIRKMIVTKDYIDSNYSKFSTKFIEDNWKENSIVIDSITTNDLEQNLNLLKESNFKEFEKINGLSYKFDARVSEGKKLGRTIGFPTINLITEERIVLKDGVYACEVYIDHLKETFLGAGCYWKNELNQDVFEIFLIDFDQEIYGWKVSVKPLEKLRENIKVNGLDKLKELLANDVRQTLKYKI, from the coding sequence ATGAAGAATAATACATTAACTTTTTTCTATAACAATATGACCATGATAATGATGAATCTAGAAGATTCTGTGGGGCTAATTGCTGATTTTGAAAATTGAAGTCAAAAAGAAGATAAGCAAATTGAAAAGTTAAAAACTTTATCAAAAGAAAGCAATCTAAGTTCAACTTTATTTGTTGTTACAAGCAGAGAAATGAATTACGGACTTTGAAATGCTCAAAATATAATAAAAAAAGCAGAACAAAACAATATTGACTATGTCATCTTTTATCACACAAATGCAATGATGAATCAAATGACAGATGAAGCTTTATTTAAAAACATCGAAGACTTCTTGAGTATTAGAAAAATGATTGTTACAAAAGACTATATTGATTCTAATTATTCAAAATTTTCAACAAAATTTATAGAAGATAACTGAAAAGAAAATTCAATCGTTATAGATTCAATAACAACAAATGATTTAGAACAAAACTTGAACTTATTGAAAGAAAGTAATTTTAAAGAATTTGAAAAAATAAATGGTTTATCTTACAAATTTGATGCACGTGTCAGCGAAGGAAAAAAACTTGGAAGAACAATAGGTTTCCCAACAATTAATTTAATAACAGAAGAAAGAATAGTTTTAAAAGATGGCGTTTATGCTTGTGAAGTTTACATTGATCACTTAAAAGAAACTTTCTTAGGAGCAGGATGTTATTGAAAAAATGAACTCAATCAAGATGTTTTTGAAATATTCTTAATAGATTTTGATCAAGAAATTTATGGATGAAAAGTATCTGTAAAACCACTTGAAAAATTAAGAGAAAACATAAAAGTTAATGGTTTAGATAAATTAAAAGAATTATTAGCAAATGATGTAAGACAAACTTTAAAATATAAGATTTAA
- the nusB gene encoding transcription antitermination factor NusB, translating to MEKKISELKNRRRKAIQILYRLFLLDENTNKIKQEVLDGFQLETFDEELNDYILDLLENTEEYKDIISELLPETWNWTRLPKVIQSILINAIYEIRKEITPKAVVINESIELTREYLPSFETSFVNGLLDNVKIEN from the coding sequence ATGGAAAAAAAAATAAGCGAACTAAAAAATAGAAGAAGAAAAGCGATTCAAATCTTATATCGTCTTTTTTTATTGGATGAAAACACAAACAAAATAAAACAAGAAGTATTAGATGGTTTTCAATTAGAAACGTTTGATGAAGAATTAAATGATTATATTTTGGATTTATTAGAAAATACAGAAGAATATAAAGATATTATTTCTGAATTACTTCCTGAAACATGAAATTGAACTAGATTGCCAAAAGTAATTCAATCAATTCTAATTAATGCAATATATGAAATTAGAAAAGAAATTACGCCAAAAGCTGTAGTGATAAACGAGAGTATAGAATTAACAAGAGAATATTTACCAAGTTTTGAAACTAGTTTCGTAAACGGATTATTAGATAATGTGAAAATAGAAAACTAA
- the xseB gene encoding exodeoxyribonuclease VII small subunit: MSAKNFNELLDEIKNISNKLNDSSTSMEESIELFKSGTEMIKEAKEQLTKLEGEVKKVLDNSETTNF; this comes from the coding sequence ATGAGTGCAAAAAACTTTAACGAATTATTAGATGAAATAAAAAATATTTCAAATAAATTAAATGATTCTTCAACATCAATGGAAGAATCAATTGAATTATTTAAAAGCGGAACAGAAATGATTAAAGAGGCAAAAGAACAATTAACTAAACTTGAAGGTGAAGTTAAAAAAGTTTTAGACAATAGCGAAACTACAAACTTTTAA
- a CDS encoding deoxyribonuclease IV — MEKPKFYLGSHVGMNSANDYLIGSAQEAINNGANTLMFFTGAPQNTRRTETSRLNIDKFKSMLIENEIDINKVICHGPYTINLANTVKQETFDLGVRLLKEELLRLEEIGVHTVVLHPGAAVGAPRELALKSIAKGLNMVYKELPNTPVRVALETMSGKGTEVCITFEEIKTVLDLVEAKDKVGVCFDTCHMHDSGYDVKNNFEKVVEEFDKVVGLDKLMAIHLNDSKNPISNHKDRHENIGYGYIGFEALANVVHNPLFKDLPIILETPYIDGKLSPYKVEIEMIKNNKFTNPFKDKELI; from the coding sequence ATGGAAAAACCAAAATTTTATTTAGGAAGTCACGTTGGTATGAATTCTGCAAATGATTATTTAATAGGAAGTGCACAAGAAGCTATTAATAATGGAGCAAATACCTTGATGTTCTTTACAGGTGCTCCACAAAACACAAGAAGAACCGAAACAAGTAGATTAAACATAGATAAATTTAAATCAATGCTAATAGAAAATGAAATAGATATAAATAAAGTTATTTGTCATGGACCCTACACAATAAACCTTGCAAATACAGTTAAACAAGAAACTTTTGATCTTGGTGTAAGACTTTTAAAAGAAGAATTATTAAGACTTGAAGAAATTGGAGTGCACACTGTAGTATTGCACCCAGGGGCGGCTGTGGGGGCACCTAGAGAGCTTGCTTTAAAAAGTATTGCAAAAGGACTTAATATGGTTTACAAAGAGCTTCCTAACACGCCCGTGAGAGTTGCTTTAGAGACAATGTCAGGAAAAGGTACTGAGGTTTGTATAACTTTTGAAGAAATAAAAACAGTACTTGATTTAGTGGAAGCAAAAGATAAAGTAGGGGTTTGTTTTGATACTTGTCATATGCACGATTCTGGCTATGATGTAAAAAACAACTTTGAAAAAGTTGTAGAAGAATTCGATAAAGTGGTCGGTTTAGATAAATTAATGGCAATACACTTAAATGATAGTAAAAATCCAATTTCTAACCACAAAGATCGTCATGAAAACATTGGTTATGGTTATATTGGTTTTGAAGCACTTGCAAATGTTGTTCATAACCCTTTATTTAAAGATTTGCCAATAATTTTAGAAACACCATATATCGATGGAAAACTAAGTCCTTATAAAGTTGAAATTGAAATGATTAAAAATAATAAGTTTACAAATCCTTTCAAAGATAAAGAATTAATATAA